A genomic region of Roseateles amylovorans contains the following coding sequences:
- the lptA gene encoding lipopolysaccharide transport periplasmic protein LptA: MPFRRSLLLTGALALGLVAPWAHAAKDDRQKPLNLVFDKQGEVDKVKQRAEFNGNVIMTKGSLMLRAERMDVQETSDGYYQAYATGATARQVQFRQDRDTPGERIEGRADQIEYDTRSETMRLVGNAEAKVMRGDQLMQTMSGASLNYDNRTERLVVETGASSPHPSGRGRVVLMPRNPPAEPAPAASEPLGLRPSMNLTPRQPQP; the protein is encoded by the coding sequence ATGCCGTTCCGTCGCTCCCTGCTGTTGACCGGCGCCCTCGCGCTGGGCCTGGTCGCGCCTTGGGCTCACGCCGCCAAGGATGACCGCCAGAAGCCGCTGAACCTGGTCTTCGACAAGCAGGGCGAGGTGGACAAGGTCAAGCAGCGTGCCGAATTCAACGGCAACGTCATCATGACCAAGGGCTCGCTCATGCTGCGGGCCGAGCGCATGGATGTGCAGGAAACCAGCGACGGCTACTACCAGGCCTATGCCACCGGCGCCACCGCCCGGCAGGTGCAGTTCCGCCAGGACCGTGACACCCCCGGCGAGCGGATCGAAGGCCGCGCCGACCAGATCGAATACGACACCCGCAGCGAAACCATGCGCCTGGTCGGCAATGCCGAAGCCAAGGTCATGCGCGGCGACCAGCTGATGCAGACCATGTCCGGCGCCTCGCTGAACTACGACAACCGGACCGAACGACTGGTGGTCGAAACTGGCGCGAGCTCGCCGCATCCGAGCGGCCGCGGCCGCGTGGTGCTGATGCCGCGCAATCCTCCGGCCGAACCGGCGCCGGCTGCGAGCGAGCCGCTGGGCCTGCGTCCCAGCATGAACCTGACTCCGCGTCAGCCCCAGCCATGA
- a CDS encoding RNA polymerase factor sigma-54, translating to MRPTLQVRLSQHLALTPQLQQSIRLLQLSTLELHQEVEQMLASNPLLETDEEHDAPLPAATQERLTEREEREERSAGTTEGGVGESTGETSGDGAAADEIRAEDFGTTERDDWENGTEGDDFDGIREQPAGASPGSGGDDDERPETEAPDASLQDVLRAQMAGMQLDEVERAALLALIESLNDDGYLEDTLEELVVALLGEDGDEEQREQLLAHFKCALKWLQSMEPAGVGARELSECLELQLRTHPRSPEQALAIVICRRHLELLAKRDWRRLMSLTGADDELLRGAQALISGLEPKPGRRYARNDNRPVVPDVIVQKAGRNFRVMINPDVLPKLRINDLYAQALRATRGGVSNSPLGGQLQEARWFIKNIQQRFDTILRVSEAIVERQRGFFTHGELAMKPLVLREIADELGLHESTISRVTTAKYMATPWGTFELKYFFGSSLSTEAGGNASSTAVRALIKQFIAAEDTTSPLSDSQLSTMLGEQGITVARRTVAKYREALKLAPANLRKAR from the coding sequence ATGAGGCCGACGCTACAGGTACGCCTGTCCCAGCATCTGGCGCTGACGCCTCAGCTCCAGCAGTCCATCCGTCTGCTGCAGTTGTCGACGCTGGAACTGCACCAGGAAGTGGAGCAGATGCTGGCCAGCAATCCGCTGCTCGAGACCGATGAAGAGCATGACGCCCCGTTGCCCGCCGCCACCCAGGAACGCCTGACCGAACGCGAAGAGCGCGAAGAGCGCAGCGCAGGCACGACCGAGGGCGGCGTGGGCGAGAGCACCGGGGAAACTTCCGGCGACGGGGCAGCGGCCGACGAGATCCGCGCCGAGGACTTCGGCACCACCGAGCGCGACGACTGGGAAAACGGCACCGAGGGTGACGACTTCGACGGCATCCGCGAGCAGCCCGCAGGCGCCTCGCCGGGAAGCGGCGGCGACGACGATGAGCGCCCGGAGACCGAGGCGCCCGACGCGTCGCTCCAGGACGTGCTGCGCGCGCAGATGGCCGGCATGCAGCTCGACGAGGTCGAGCGCGCCGCGCTGTTGGCGCTGATCGAGTCCCTCAACGACGACGGCTACCTGGAAGACACGCTGGAAGAGCTGGTGGTCGCCTTGCTGGGCGAGGACGGCGACGAGGAGCAGCGCGAGCAGTTGCTCGCCCACTTCAAATGTGCGCTCAAGTGGCTGCAATCGATGGAGCCCGCCGGTGTCGGGGCGCGCGAGCTGTCGGAATGCCTGGAGCTGCAGCTTCGCACCCATCCGCGATCGCCCGAGCAGGCGCTGGCGATCGTCATCTGCCGACGCCACCTCGAGTTGCTGGCCAAGCGCGACTGGCGCCGCCTGATGTCCCTGACCGGCGCGGACGACGAGTTGCTGCGCGGTGCGCAGGCCTTGATCTCCGGTCTGGAGCCCAAGCCCGGCCGGCGCTATGCCCGCAATGACAACCGGCCGGTGGTGCCCGATGTGATCGTGCAGAAGGCCGGTCGAAACTTCCGGGTGATGATCAATCCGGATGTGCTGCCCAAGCTGCGCATCAATGATCTCTATGCCCAGGCCCTGCGGGCGACCCGGGGCGGCGTGAGCAACTCGCCCCTGGGTGGCCAGTTGCAGGAGGCGCGCTGGTTCATCAAGAACATCCAGCAGCGCTTCGACACCATCCTGCGGGTCAGCGAGGCGATCGTCGAACGCCAGCGCGGTTTCTTCACCCATGGCGAACTGGCGATGAAACCGCTGGTGCTCCGCGAGATCGCCGATGAGCTGGGTCTGCATGAATCGACGATCTCCCGGGTCACGACCGCCAAGTACATGGCCACGCCCTGGGGCACCTTCGAGCTGAAATACTTCTTCGGCTCCAGTCTCTCCACCGAAGCCGGCGGCAATGCCTCCAGCACCGCCGTGCGGGCGTTGATCAAGCAGTTCATTGCGGCGGAGGACACCACCAGTCCGCTGTCGGACAGCCAGTTGTCGACCATGCTTGGCGAGCAGGGCATCACCGTGGCCCGGCGCACCGTCGCCAAGTACCGCGAGGCGCTCAAGCTCGCGCCCGCGAACCTGCGCAAGGCCCGCTGA
- the lptB gene encoding LPS export ABC transporter ATP-binding protein, translating to MSDARPALPRSRLQAWGLQKTYGVRKVVKDVHLDLHSGEVVGLLGPNGAGKTTSFYMIVGLVRADAGEIQIDGQPVQRLPIHQRSRLGLSYLPQEASIFRKLNVEENIRAVLELQLDDKGKAWPTARIDAELDKLLQELSIEKLRDTPAPALSGGERRRVEIARALATQPRFILLDEPFAGVDPIAVLEIQRIIRFLKQRGIGVLITDHNVRETLGICDRAYIISEGTVLAEGTPQHIVDHQDVRRVYLGEHFRM from the coding sequence ATGAGCGACGCCCGCCCCGCCCTCCCCCGCAGCCGACTGCAGGCCTGGGGGCTGCAGAAGACGTATGGCGTGCGCAAGGTGGTCAAGGATGTCCACCTGGATCTGCACAGCGGCGAAGTGGTGGGTCTGCTCGGCCCCAACGGCGCCGGCAAGACCACCAGCTTCTACATGATCGTCGGGCTGGTCCGCGCCGATGCCGGCGAGATCCAGATCGACGGCCAGCCAGTGCAGCGGCTGCCGATCCATCAGCGTTCCCGCCTGGGTCTGAGCTATCTGCCGCAGGAAGCCTCGATTTTCCGCAAGCTCAATGTCGAGGAGAACATCCGCGCCGTGCTGGAGCTGCAGCTGGACGACAAGGGCAAGGCCTGGCCGACCGCCCGCATCGATGCCGAGCTCGACAAGCTGCTGCAGGAGCTGTCCATCGAGAAACTGCGCGACACCCCGGCGCCTGCGCTGTCCGGTGGCGAGCGGCGTCGGGTGGAGATCGCCCGGGCCCTGGCGACCCAGCCGCGCTTCATCCTGCTGGATGAGCCGTTCGCCGGCGTGGACCCGATCGCGGTGCTGGAGATCCAGCGGATCATCCGGTTCCTGAAGCAGCGCGGCATCGGCGTGCTGATCACTGACCACAATGTCCGGGAGACCCTGGGCATCTGCGACCGTGCCTACATCATCAGCGAGGGCACGGTGCTGGCCGAAGGCACCCCTCAGCACATCGTGGACCACCAGGATGTGCGGCGGGTCTACCTCGGCGAACATTTCCGGATGTAG